A portion of the Roseimicrobium gellanilyticum genome contains these proteins:
- a CDS encoding CAAX prenyl protease-related protein has product MPQVSLPAIKSPAVAHVLPLALFMLLNAVPSAVGVENPDLPWWKHSPEQWVYPAQTVIIAVVLALGWRHYQFQPFRGFGLAAVLGIVGICLWCLPALLWQKLTAAGHAIPEWAEWFGFAERKDGFDPSFFQSESFWYPAALVMRFLRLVLIVPLVEEIFWRGFLMRYLIADGDDFRKVPFGKHTWFSFAVVTTGVVLAHHPVDYLGALIWGSLVYFVAVRTKSLAACVLMHAVANLLLGIYVVSTKQWGFW; this is encoded by the coding sequence ATGCCTCAAGTTTCTCTCCCAGCTATCAAGTCCCCGGCGGTGGCACATGTGCTGCCGCTGGCGCTTTTCATGCTGCTGAATGCGGTACCCTCAGCAGTGGGGGTGGAGAATCCTGACCTGCCATGGTGGAAGCACTCGCCCGAGCAGTGGGTCTATCCCGCGCAGACGGTGATTATTGCCGTGGTGCTGGCGCTCGGCTGGCGGCACTACCAGTTTCAGCCGTTTCGTGGCTTTGGTTTGGCTGCAGTGTTGGGTATTGTTGGGATTTGTCTGTGGTGCCTGCCGGCGCTCCTGTGGCAGAAGCTCACTGCGGCAGGACATGCGATTCCCGAGTGGGCCGAGTGGTTCGGCTTTGCGGAGCGGAAGGATGGTTTTGATCCCAGCTTTTTCCAGAGCGAATCCTTTTGGTATCCCGCAGCCCTCGTGATGCGTTTCCTCCGGCTCGTGCTCATCGTGCCGTTGGTGGAGGAGATTTTCTGGCGTGGCTTTCTCATGCGCTACCTCATCGCAGATGGGGATGACTTCCGGAAAGTTCCCTTCGGCAAACACACATGGTTCTCCTTTGCCGTGGTCACCACTGGAGTGGTGCTCGCCCACCATCCCGTGGATTATCTCGGGGCGCTCATCTGGGGCAGCCTTGTGTATTTCGTGGCCGTGAGGACGAAGAGTCTCGCGGCGTGCGTGCTCATGCATGCCGTGGCGAATCTGCTTTTGGGCATCTATGTGGTGAGCACGAAGCAGTGGGGTTTCTGGTAA
- a CDS encoding aminotransferase class I/II-fold pyridoxal phosphate-dependent enzyme, with protein sequence MSLPRQMDLSNKLSRQLSGIPRSGIRDFFELVIGRSDVISLGVGEPDKPTPWPIREAAIRSLEKGQTSYTSNLGLESLRVAISEYVAGQFRVTYDPKTEILVTVGVSEALDLAFRAVLDPGDEVIYHQPCYVSYGPSITMAYGVPVPVNTRLEDNFALRAEDVEKAITPKTKVIALNFPTNPTGAIEPPEELEKIAQLCVKHDLLCFTDEIYSELLYDGGQHKSIVEFPGMRERTVLLHGFSKAFAMTGWRLGYACAPAVLREAMMKIHQYCMLCAPIMSQVAALEALHQGTTVIEPMRQSYEERRNFVVRRLNEMGLSCFNPGGAFYVFPDVSSTGLSGRDFALKLLEEKSVAVVPGNAFGPTGEKCVRCCYATAPDLLVKAMDGMEEFVKSRKVA encoded by the coding sequence ATGAGCCTGCCCCGCCAAATGGACCTTTCCAATAAACTGTCCCGGCAGCTCAGCGGCATTCCCCGCAGCGGCATCCGCGATTTCTTCGAGCTCGTCATTGGTCGCAGTGACGTCATTTCCCTGGGTGTAGGCGAGCCTGACAAGCCCACACCCTGGCCCATCCGTGAGGCCGCGATTCGTTCCCTTGAAAAAGGTCAGACCAGCTACACGAGCAATCTCGGTCTGGAGTCCCTGCGCGTGGCCATCAGCGAGTACGTCGCCGGCCAGTTCCGCGTGACCTACGATCCGAAGACGGAAATCCTCGTGACCGTGGGTGTGAGTGAGGCGCTGGACCTTGCCTTCCGTGCGGTGCTGGATCCCGGTGATGAAGTCATCTATCACCAGCCGTGTTATGTGTCCTATGGGCCGAGCATCACCATGGCGTATGGTGTGCCCGTGCCGGTGAATACCCGCTTGGAGGATAACTTCGCCCTGCGCGCAGAGGACGTGGAAAAAGCCATCACGCCGAAGACCAAGGTCATTGCGCTGAACTTCCCCACGAATCCCACGGGCGCGATCGAGCCTCCGGAGGAACTGGAGAAGATCGCCCAGCTCTGCGTGAAGCATGACCTGCTCTGCTTCACCGATGAGATCTACAGCGAACTGCTGTATGACGGTGGCCAGCACAAGAGCATCGTGGAATTCCCCGGCATGCGTGAGCGCACCGTGCTGCTGCATGGCTTCTCCAAAGCTTTTGCCATGACGGGATGGCGTCTCGGGTACGCGTGTGCGCCTGCGGTGCTGCGTGAGGCGATGATGAAGATTCACCAGTACTGCATGCTCTGCGCTCCCATCATGAGCCAGGTGGCGGCGCTGGAAGCGCTGCATCAGGGTACGACGGTGATTGAGCCCATGCGCCAGAGCTATGAGGAGCGCCGCAACTTTGTGGTGCGCCGCCTCAATGAAATGGGCCTGAGTTGCTTCAATCCCGGTGGTGCGTTCTACGTGTTCCCGGATGTGAGCTCCACGGGACTTTCCGGCCGTGACTTCGCGCTGAAGCTTCTCGAAGAGAAAAGCGTGGCGGTGGTCCCTGGCAATGCCTTTGGTCCCACGGGTGAGAAGTGCGTGCGTTGCTGTTATGCCACGGCGCCGGATCTTCTCGTGAAGGCCATGGACGGCATGGAGGAGTTTGTGAAGTCACGAAAGGTGGCTTGA
- a CDS encoding helix-turn-helix transcriptional regulator, with protein MTAASIRPETLHGDLRADGFRIRIWRFHAGRDTRLEFGISSESTVMALSFTGRLVFASQDGQVRIASEQLVVASKVRPESQWIALEGGRHRGLMVELAPHLMAQLGGVERGVRPSHEVVQSVTVNRIGQGDVSRVPTVVLSLAQQLSTPPAHTACLPIWFQAKVMELASLTLFAPAIQPMNTSNEPAGRESLERALFLLERDLENPPTLEMLAQEVGCGPFHLSRLFGKLTGKTMPEFLRQKRMERAALMLRTTRQSVSEIALAVGYESFSAFTRAFVREVGSTPTTYRAHGGMLPIAAQQPAT; from the coding sequence ATGACGGCAGCCTCCATTCGCCCTGAGACTCTCCACGGAGACCTGCGTGCGGACGGTTTTCGTATCCGCATCTGGCGCTTTCATGCGGGAAGGGACACGAGGCTTGAGTTTGGCATTTCCTCAGAGTCCACGGTCATGGCCTTGAGCTTCACGGGTCGACTGGTGTTTGCGAGCCAGGATGGCCAGGTGAGGATTGCTTCGGAGCAGCTTGTGGTGGCCTCCAAGGTGCGCCCTGAATCGCAATGGATTGCTTTGGAGGGAGGGCGGCATCGGGGCCTGATGGTCGAGCTGGCTCCCCACCTGATGGCGCAGCTCGGTGGCGTGGAGCGCGGGGTACGGCCGTCGCACGAAGTCGTACAGAGCGTCACCGTCAATCGTATCGGTCAGGGGGATGTGTCCCGTGTGCCCACCGTGGTGCTCAGCTTGGCACAGCAGCTCAGCACCCCTCCTGCCCACACGGCATGCCTTCCCATCTGGTTTCAGGCCAAGGTGATGGAACTCGCCTCTCTGACTCTCTTTGCCCCAGCCATCCAACCGATGAACACCTCAAACGAACCTGCCGGAAGGGAGAGCCTTGAGCGCGCTCTCTTCCTCCTCGAACGGGATCTGGAAAATCCTCCCACGCTGGAAATGCTGGCTCAGGAGGTAGGTTGCGGGCCATTCCATCTCAGCCGGCTCTTTGGGAAGCTCACGGGAAAGACCATGCCAGAGTTTCTCAGGCAAAAGCGCATGGAGCGCGCGGCCCTCATGCTCCGCACCACGCGGCAAAGCGTGAGCGAGATCGCCCTGGCAGTGGGGTACGAAAGCTTCAGCGCCTTCACTCGGGCGTTTGTGCGTGAGGTCGGTTCGACTCCGACCACCTACCGCGCCCACGGCGGAATGTTGCCAATTGCGGCACAGCAGCCAGCAACCTGA
- a CDS encoding DUF423 domain-containing protein has translation MNFSPVKLRAACVLGFTGVALGAFGAHALKDHWKETLDAVEAAYRLDIWETGVFYHLVHAVVLLVLAFGCPEKHQGKLASYSFVIGVNIFSGSLYMLAITGLKWMGAIVPIGGMLLLAGWVLTALRK, from the coding sequence ATGAACTTCTCTCCCGTCAAGCTTCGTGCCGCCTGCGTGTTGGGATTTACAGGTGTCGCGCTCGGTGCGTTCGGTGCCCATGCCCTCAAGGATCACTGGAAGGAGACGCTTGATGCGGTGGAGGCGGCGTACCGTCTGGATATCTGGGAGACGGGTGTGTTCTACCACCTGGTGCATGCCGTCGTGCTGCTTGTCCTGGCCTTCGGATGCCCGGAGAAGCATCAGGGCAAGCTGGCGAGCTATAGCTTCGTCATTGGAGTGAACATCTTCAGCGGCAGTCTCTACATGCTGGCCATCACGGGTTTGAAGTGGATGGGTGCGATTGTGCCGATTGGAGGTATGTTGCTCCTTGCTGGTTGGGTTCTGACAGCGCTCAGGAAGTGA
- a CDS encoding Lrp/AsnC family transcriptional regulator, with translation MDRILELLRENSRLTNKEIANRLGLAEADVAFRVAELEKAGTILGYHAVIDQEKIGKRGVTAFIEVKVTPESGGGFDRFARRVSQYEQVRGCYLMSGGYDLIVVVEGADLYDVARFVAEKLSTLDVVLSTATHFQLRTYKHDGFLLNTPSTEGPLPVSP, from the coding sequence ATGGATAGAATACTGGAACTCCTTCGAGAAAACTCACGCCTCACCAACAAGGAAATCGCCAACCGTCTCGGCCTCGCCGAGGCCGATGTCGCCTTCCGCGTGGCCGAGTTGGAGAAGGCCGGTACCATTCTGGGATACCATGCGGTCATTGATCAGGAGAAGATCGGCAAGCGTGGCGTCACGGCGTTCATCGAAGTGAAGGTCACGCCCGAGAGCGGTGGCGGCTTTGATCGTTTTGCGCGGCGCGTCTCCCAGTATGAACAGGTGAGGGGCTGCTACCTCATGAGCGGTGGCTATGACCTCATTGTGGTCGTGGAAGGAGCGGATCTCTATGATGTGGCTCGTTTCGTGGCGGAAAAACTCAGCACCCTGGATGTCGTTCTTTCGACGGCGACACATTTCCAGCTCCGCACCTACAAGCATGACGGCTTCCTGCTGAATACGCCGTCCACGGAAGGTCCCCTGCCAGTTTCGCCATGA
- a CDS encoding D-alanyl-D-alanine carboxypeptidase family protein encodes MLRPTPVLSARVSGLFRLLVLSGMCLISGALFAQTSVIAVDVYNKKIHVESGGNVKRPVGGLAKVATALVALDWSDVTKVPLNTLATVSQSDLQIAGSNSLGLAPGDQITLRDLIYAAMMSSDNVAATTLAAFVGNDINARRGRGGDPIATFVGEMNKLAAREGMKKTRFTNPHGFENSRSTPFSTAADMARLSMYAISRAPFRFYTNQRSRNITVLRGGAPLTVPLQNTNALLRRGNIDGIKTGNTPMSGGCVIVTEERPGTVNKDPASGASVVYRHRMVAIVLGSADPFTEGLAVLQQGWGGYDQWLQAGRPVQDAKELLGTF; translated from the coding sequence ATGCTCCGTCCGACCCCTGTCCTGTCCGCGCGTGTCTCCGGCCTTTTTCGCCTGCTGGTGCTTTCCGGCATGTGCTTGATCTCTGGCGCGCTTTTTGCTCAGACGAGCGTCATCGCAGTCGATGTCTACAACAAGAAGATTCACGTGGAGTCAGGTGGCAATGTGAAGCGTCCCGTCGGCGGACTTGCCAAGGTGGCCACGGCACTGGTGGCGCTGGATTGGTCAGACGTGACCAAGGTGCCGTTGAACACTCTTGCCACGGTGTCGCAGTCAGACCTGCAGATTGCTGGTTCGAACAGCCTCGGTCTTGCTCCCGGCGACCAGATTACTCTGCGCGATCTCATCTATGCCGCGATGATGTCCTCTGACAATGTCGCCGCCACCACGCTGGCCGCCTTCGTGGGGAATGACATCAATGCCCGCCGTGGTCGCGGTGGCGATCCCATTGCCACTTTCGTTGGGGAAATGAACAAGCTGGCAGCGCGTGAAGGCATGAAGAAGACCCGCTTCACCAATCCGCATGGGTTCGAGAACAGTCGCAGCACGCCCTTCTCCACAGCGGCAGACATGGCCCGCCTGAGCATGTACGCCATCTCCCGCGCGCCCTTCCGCTTCTACACGAACCAGCGCTCGCGGAACATCACTGTCCTCCGTGGCGGCGCTCCTCTGACGGTTCCCCTTCAGAACACCAACGCGCTGCTGCGCCGTGGCAACATCGATGGCATCAAGACCGGCAACACACCGATGTCCGGAGGTTGTGTCATCGTCACCGAAGAGCGTCCCGGTACGGTGAACAAGGATCCCGCCTCAGGTGCGAGCGTGGTGTACCGCCATCGTATGGTGGCCATCGTTCTGGGCTCCGCAGATCCCTTCACAGAAGGTCTTGCCGTACTCCAGCAGGGTTGGGGCGGCTATGACCAGTGGCTCCAGGCCGGTCGACCGGTGCAGGATGCCAAGGAACTGCTGGGCACCTTCTGA
- a CDS encoding 6-phosphofructokinase has translation MRIGILNSGGDCPGLNAVIHGVVGAATELGWEVIGFRDGFEGLLPNGPGHVKLDPERTIGILKLGGTILGTTNKGNFAVKIGVDNVAQVAADIMEQAKATIKYLGIEALIVVGGDGSLTTGLQLCQEGVPVVGVPKTIDNDLQATAMTFGFDSAVAAVVDALDRLHTTADSHQRVMVVEVMGRHAGWIALYGGIGGGADIVLLPEIKFTMENVAAHVKRLYAAGHRSVLIVVAEGAEMEGGGLMTREQMDAEKRQVKLGGIGEYVAKSVEKMTGHETRDVRLGHLQRGGSPTPLDRILGTRFGVKAVHLIKEQKYGRMVSYQSYHVGDVPIEEAVNKLRLVQPTSEVVQAARAVGISFGDR, from the coding sequence ATGCGCATCGGCATTCTCAACAGCGGCGGCGATTGTCCAGGACTCAATGCAGTGATTCACGGTGTGGTGGGAGCAGCCACGGAACTTGGCTGGGAGGTAATTGGCTTCCGCGATGGCTTTGAAGGCCTCCTCCCCAATGGGCCTGGCCATGTGAAACTCGACCCCGAGCGCACCATCGGCATTCTGAAACTGGGCGGCACCATCCTGGGCACCACGAACAAGGGCAACTTTGCCGTGAAGATCGGCGTGGACAATGTGGCCCAAGTCGCCGCAGACATCATGGAGCAGGCCAAGGCCACCATCAAATACCTCGGTATTGAAGCTCTGATCGTGGTGGGGGGCGACGGCTCACTGACCACCGGTCTCCAGCTCTGCCAGGAAGGTGTGCCTGTCGTGGGCGTGCCCAAGACGATCGACAATGACCTTCAGGCAACGGCGATGACCTTCGGTTTCGACTCCGCAGTCGCCGCGGTGGTCGACGCCCTGGACCGCCTGCACACGACGGCGGACAGCCACCAGCGCGTGATGGTGGTGGAAGTGATGGGCCGCCACGCCGGCTGGATTGCCCTGTACGGTGGCATCGGTGGCGGTGCGGACATCGTGCTCCTGCCGGAAATCAAGTTCACCATGGAGAATGTGGCTGCCCACGTGAAGCGTCTCTACGCTGCCGGACACCGTTCCGTCCTCATCGTGGTGGCAGAAGGGGCCGAGATGGAAGGCGGCGGTCTCATGACCCGCGAGCAGATGGATGCCGAGAAGCGCCAGGTGAAGCTGGGCGGCATCGGCGAATACGTGGCCAAGAGCGTGGAAAAGATGACCGGGCACGAGACTCGTGACGTGCGTCTGGGCCACCTCCAGCGCGGGGGCTCTCCCACGCCTCTGGACCGTATCCTGGGCACCCGTTTCGGGGTGAAGGCGGTGCACCTCATCAAGGAGCAAAAGTATGGCCGCATGGTCAGCTACCAGAGCTACCACGTGGGTGATGTGCCCATCGAGGAGGCTGTGAACAAGCTGCGCCTCGTGCAGCCGACCAGCGAAGTCGTCCAGGCCGCCCGCGCTGTTGGCATCAGCTTTGGCGACCGCTGA
- the gspG gene encoding type II secretion system major pseudopilin GspG, with product MGCSIGIFGWAFIGLLCLAVPVASLFLLNKFRTQKYKEFHEGAARQTIQVNLMMISAALNAYRTAAATYPTTAQGLEALMERPTEPPLPSQWFSVLRELPKDPWKQPYKYRNPATKSKNGYDLYSVGSDGVDGTADDVGNWQ from the coding sequence ATGGGATGTAGCATTGGTATTTTTGGCTGGGCGTTCATCGGGTTGCTGTGCTTGGCCGTGCCTGTGGCATCACTCTTCCTGCTCAATAAGTTCCGGACACAGAAGTACAAGGAGTTCCACGAGGGAGCGGCGCGGCAGACGATCCAGGTCAATCTCATGATGATAAGCGCCGCGCTCAACGCCTATCGCACTGCCGCTGCAACCTATCCGACTACGGCCCAGGGGCTGGAGGCTCTCATGGAAAGGCCCACCGAGCCGCCTCTCCCCAGCCAGTGGTTTTCCGTTCTGCGGGAACTTCCCAAGGACCCGTGGAAGCAACCCTACAAGTATCGGAACCCCGCGACCAAATCGAAGAATGGGTACGACCTGTACTCGGTGGGGAGTGATGGGGTCGACGGCACGGCGGATGACGTGGGGAATTGGCAGTAG
- a CDS encoding homoserine dehydrogenase translates to MLQELKQREKDGNFIHVGLVGAGAMGSGIAYQIGRTPGMRLSFVADKDIKAAENGAARYGKPTKITTDCMSMLHDSSVKVDVFVEATNSVIAAYDYCVGAIDRGAHCVLMNAEVDAILGYLLRDFARKQNVIVTSDAGDQHGVLARMMEEIEMWGFDIVQAGNMKGFLDRHQTLEGIEPIAKQLGLSTVQCLAYTDGSKLNIEMSVIANEYGLTPIVPGMEGPRATKMQDVVDLFDFDKYNGQGRVDYVLGAKEHGGGVYVVARCDSTFQQRYMNYYKVTNKHPYYVFLRPYHLCHLETPRAVALAAMYGKAVLTMRAGRVTDTFAYVKADAPAGTRVEHAIGGNEVYGLIDEAKKADAANHVPQGVLDIEDSDARPVFKRAVKKDEPLTWDDIEIPANRMTELWEKQKALFAR, encoded by the coding sequence ATGCTTCAGGAACTCAAACAACGCGAAAAGGACGGAAATTTCATCCATGTAGGCCTCGTCGGAGCGGGCGCCATGGGCTCGGGCATCGCGTACCAGATTGGCCGCACCCCGGGCATGCGGTTGTCCTTTGTCGCGGACAAGGACATCAAGGCGGCGGAAAACGGCGCGGCCCGCTATGGCAAGCCGACGAAGATCACGACGGATTGCATGTCCATGCTGCACGACTCGAGCGTGAAGGTTGACGTGTTTGTAGAAGCCACCAATTCTGTCATCGCGGCGTACGACTACTGCGTCGGCGCGATTGATCGCGGTGCCCACTGCGTGCTGATGAATGCCGAGGTGGATGCCATTCTCGGCTATCTCCTGCGTGATTTTGCCCGCAAGCAGAACGTCATCGTGACCAGCGACGCCGGCGACCAGCATGGCGTGCTTGCCCGCATGATGGAAGAGATTGAGATGTGGGGCTTTGACATCGTGCAGGCTGGCAACATGAAGGGCTTCCTTGATCGTCATCAGACCCTCGAAGGCATTGAGCCCATCGCCAAGCAGCTCGGCCTTTCCACGGTGCAGTGCCTGGCCTACACGGACGGCTCCAAGCTCAACATTGAGATGTCCGTCATCGCCAATGAATACGGCCTGACGCCCATCGTTCCCGGCATGGAAGGCCCCCGCGCCACCAAGATGCAGGACGTGGTGGATCTCTTCGACTTCGACAAGTACAACGGTCAGGGCCGTGTGGACTACGTCCTCGGCGCCAAGGAACATGGTGGTGGTGTGTACGTGGTCGCGCGCTGCGACAGCACGTTCCAGCAGCGCTACATGAACTACTACAAGGTGACGAACAAGCACCCGTACTACGTCTTCCTGCGCCCCTACCACCTGTGCCACCTCGAGACGCCGCGTGCCGTGGCTCTGGCTGCCATGTATGGCAAGGCGGTGCTGACCATGCGCGCCGGTCGTGTGACGGACACCTTCGCTTATGTGAAGGCGGACGCTCCCGCCGGTACTCGCGTGGAGCACGCCATCGGTGGTAATGAAGTCTACGGCCTCATCGACGAGGCAAAGAAGGCGGATGCTGCGAACCATGTGCCCCAAGGTGTGCTGGATATTGAGGACTCGGACGCCCGTCCTGTCTTCAAGCGGGCGGTGAAGAAGGATGAACCCCTGACGTGGGATGACATCGAGATTCCCGCCAACCGCATGACCGAACTCTGGGAGAAGCAGAAGGCGCTTTTCGCCCGCTGA
- a CDS encoding FAD-dependent oxidoreductase: MSSSNKHVVILGGGPCGLYAARVLSRVGVKVTLLEKDVRPGGLATSHQRGENWYDLGCHMLHEFDKEIYEDIMELMGDESIPVQLDAKIRWAGAFYRYPLQFQDMIKGIPLPILAFYTIGLFYAQIRKSLVPWTPKNAEQALIQLYGSPLYRFFFKDFTHRYWGIHPKELSATFITTKMPRLSAVDVLKKAFGKLGVKDKGVKAVDSALHEETLHYSRTGAEAMPRAIAKAIGEQGGEVVVGADVSRIELSEGRVSKVYYQKDGAEHSVVCDECISTIPMPWLVQKTEPPPPQEVLDAAKELRFKPIAIYGLLVRKEKCLDALYIYYRDRAFHRVGEPKNAGLTVKPEGHTVLIVETTCELGDAKWQGTEEMKDRIFKDLEAEKICTKADVVETHVLHGETGYPIFALGFEPYLEKVTGWVKSIPNLQTTGRQGGFKYPNMHSAMRMGATAAQTALKRLGSQ; encoded by the coding sequence ATGTCTTCCTCGAACAAGCACGTCGTGATCCTTGGCGGAGGGCCATGCGGCCTGTACGCAGCCCGGGTGCTCTCACGAGTGGGTGTGAAGGTGACGCTGCTGGAAAAGGACGTGCGTCCCGGTGGACTCGCGACCTCCCATCAGCGTGGTGAAAACTGGTACGACCTCGGCTGCCACATGCTGCACGAGTTCGACAAGGAGATCTATGAGGACATCATGGAACTCATGGGGGATGAGAGCATTCCCGTGCAACTTGATGCGAAGATTCGCTGGGCTGGTGCCTTCTACCGCTACCCGCTGCAGTTTCAGGACATGATCAAGGGCATCCCGCTGCCCATCCTGGCCTTCTATACCATTGGCCTCTTCTACGCGCAGATCCGCAAGAGCCTGGTGCCCTGGACTCCGAAGAACGCGGAGCAGGCGCTCATCCAGCTTTACGGTTCCCCGCTGTATCGCTTTTTCTTCAAGGACTTCACGCATCGCTACTGGGGCATTCACCCCAAGGAGTTGAGCGCCACGTTCATCACCACGAAGATGCCCCGCCTCAGCGCGGTGGACGTGCTGAAGAAGGCGTTCGGCAAGCTGGGCGTGAAGGACAAGGGTGTGAAGGCAGTCGACAGCGCGTTGCACGAGGAAACGCTGCACTATTCGCGTACGGGAGCTGAAGCCATGCCCCGGGCGATTGCCAAAGCAATTGGCGAGCAGGGTGGGGAAGTCGTCGTGGGCGCTGATGTTTCGCGCATTGAGTTGAGCGAAGGAAGAGTCTCGAAGGTGTACTACCAGAAGGATGGCGCCGAGCACTCCGTCGTCTGCGACGAATGCATTTCCACCATCCCGATGCCGTGGCTGGTGCAAAAGACCGAACCGCCACCTCCCCAGGAGGTGCTGGACGCGGCGAAGGAACTCCGATTCAAGCCCATCGCCATCTATGGTCTGCTGGTGAGGAAGGAGAAGTGCCTCGATGCTCTGTACATCTACTACCGTGACCGCGCCTTCCATCGCGTGGGCGAACCGAAGAACGCCGGCCTGACCGTGAAGCCCGAAGGGCACACGGTGCTGATCGTGGAAACCACCTGCGAACTGGGTGATGCCAAGTGGCAGGGCACGGAGGAGATGAAGGACCGAATTTTCAAGGATCTTGAAGCCGAGAAGATCTGCACCAAGGCAGACGTGGTGGAGACACACGTGCTGCACGGTGAGACCGGCTATCCCATCTTTGCACTCGGCTTCGAGCCTTATCTGGAAAAGGTGACTGGCTGGGTGAAGAGCATCCCCAATTTGCAAACCACCGGCCGCCAGGGCGGATTCAAGTATCCCAACATGCACTCCGCCATGCGCATGGGAGCGACTGCCGCACAGACAGCGCTGAAGAGGCTGGGTTCCCAGTAG
- a CDS encoding ketosteroid isomerase-related protein yields MPSTREQALALITRYYETFNAGDREAFLELLTDDVKHDINQGGCDVGKENFRTFLQRMDRSYKEQVCELQVFGSEDGSRGAAEFFIDGKYISTDEGLPEATGQTYYLRVGAFFDIRDGKVARITNYYNLQDWLKQVGAV; encoded by the coding sequence ATGCCTTCCACTCGCGAACAAGCCCTCGCCCTCATCACCCGCTACTACGAGACCTTCAATGCGGGGGACCGTGAAGCTTTCCTGGAACTCCTCACGGATGATGTGAAGCATGACATCAACCAGGGTGGATGCGACGTGGGCAAGGAGAACTTCCGCACCTTCCTCCAGCGCATGGATCGCAGCTACAAGGAACAGGTGTGCGAGCTGCAGGTCTTCGGCTCGGAAGATGGTTCCCGGGGCGCGGCCGAGTTCTTCATCGATGGCAAGTACATCAGCACAGACGAAGGCCTTCCCGAAGCCACGGGCCAGACCTACTACCTGCGCGTGGGTGCCTTCTTCGACATCCGCGACGGGAAAGTGGCCCGCATCACGAATTACTACAACCTTCAGGACTGGTTGAAGCAGGTGGGGGCGGTGTGA